In the genome of Chiloscyllium plagiosum isolate BGI_BamShark_2017 chromosome 22, ASM401019v2, whole genome shotgun sequence, one region contains:
- the selenou1a gene encoding selenoprotein U 1a: protein MGLLPLGLGALGAAITSVLLANTDLLLSQADTTTLTYLSGATLRTLDQEEKRFEAGELWMQTGAVIMAVRRPGUFLCREEATEISSLKPQLDELGVPLYGVVKEDINNELKNFQPFFKGEIFLDEEKRFYGPNKRSMGLLGLLRLGVWRNFLRAWRKGFGGNTDGEGFILGGVFVLGAGDQGVLLEHQEKEFGDAVDIRSVLEAARKVRPLRNTDK from the exons ATGGGTTTGTTGCCATTGGGCCTTGGAGCCCTGGGAGCAGCAATCACCAGTGTGCTTCTGGCAAACACTGATCTCCTGCTATCCCAAGCTGACACTACAACACTGACGTACTTGTCAGGGGCTACACTGAGAACATTGGACCAAG AGGAAAAGAGATTTGAGGCAGGAGAGCTGTGGATGCAGACTGGTGCAGTCATCATGGCAGTGCGGAGACCTGGATGATTCTTGTGCCGAGAG GAGGCCACCGAAATCTCCTCTCTAAAACCCCAGCTTGACGAGTTAGGGGTCCCTCTGTATGGAGTCGTCAAAGAAGATATCAATAATGAATTAAAGAACTTCCAACCCTTTTTCAAAGGCGAGATATTTCTAGATGAAGAG AAACGCTTTTATGGGCCAAACAAACGCAGCATGGGACTCCTTGGCCTTTTACGTCTGGGTGTTTGGAGGAATTTTTTGCGAGCCTGGCGAAAGGGATTCGGTGGAAATACAGATGGAGAAGGATTCATCCTTGGAGGAGTATTTGTTTTAGGAGCTGGAGATCAG GGAGTCCTCCTGGAGCACCAGGAGAAGGAGTTTGGTGATGCTGTTGATATCCGCTCTGTCCTTGAAGCAGCCAGGAAGGTCAGGCCTCTGAGAAACACCGATAAATAG